A window of Planctomycetota bacterium contains these coding sequences:
- a CDS encoding tetratricopeptide repeat protein yields the protein MTSRLIHLVLASALAAAAFAGEEPAPAAGGEGAEIFNLANGYMARKEYELAVETYARLLKTTPQFAQAALALYRQGWCQHALQRYDEAAAAFNRLLKEFPASEDLPKALYLLGDCYLKLDKPAEGAQAFLDLVAKSPKYAFAPNALHRAGEALLKLKEFDRAAKAYAQLIADYPDYQHIPYAHYSLGWCRSQLKDHKGAAEAFGAVVAKFPKSPVAGESQFRLGEALLEQKAYDEARAAFKKVLDDFPGDFSDDALLAIGRAWFEQEKFAEAAKAFQDAVARFPESPAKPQALYDAGNSLLCAGNAEGALQAFDAALAAAPNTPLAEKARYARGHALLRLKKPDEALEAFTESLKAPSLHELLPRVVFSLGEACFAAKRYDEAAKAYAQVVEKHADSPIAADALSALAFCRRDQGKLPEAIEAAQQFVKKYPPDHPLFRPTLFALGDFQFAHKAYADAKATFLRLAELGPQAPGAADGPDKAAWTLYRLGWCHRNLGELDDAAKAFARLVAEHPKSDLAPEGLCLLAHIADEQKKPDAAAALYARCLKEYPESPYAALALLDLGLLEFNRRSFADAAQHLAAFLGKHPDHANAPEARLHLAEALYETKAYDEALKHFTAFLEKSPDHKLAARARDGLAWSHRKLGQLDKALEAFAAVAAQDARSDLAPQALFAAATIRMEQKQPAEAIKLFARVAADYPNHKLATEAAYRAASALYAADQYEEAAKALQAFLDRNPKGEFTDDALYDLAWANLKLNKPDAKLAALNRLLKEFPESSFAPSAHFLLGEHAFDAKQYADAAAHYAACAQAAQGEELAKALYKLAWSHYHAEKWDAAAAAFADLTAKAPDSAFAAEAPDSAFAAEAHYMTGLILQRQNKHDEALAAFRRTLDAKPSPKYDERARYQIAQCQQAAGKWADALKQHKATLEKYPEGEMKLDLVYGIGLASQHLGAYADAQDAFQKVIAATKTDLAARAQYGLGECDFLQGKFKEALASFLAVEINYNVEGAPEVVAPYNKWRAAALLKVMQCHLKLGNPDRARAYGSELIKKFPNSEAVAEAKKLLEGLDAGRPEAPAPPKAEPAKGDQ from the coding sequence ATGACTTCCCGCCTCATTCATCTGGTTCTGGCGTCCGCCCTGGCCGCCGCGGCGTTCGCCGGCGAGGAGCCTGCGCCCGCTGCCGGCGGCGAGGGAGCCGAGATCTTCAACCTCGCCAACGGCTACATGGCCCGCAAGGAATACGAGCTGGCCGTAGAGACTTACGCGCGCCTGCTCAAGACCACGCCGCAGTTCGCCCAGGCCGCCCTCGCCCTCTATCGCCAGGGCTGGTGCCAGCACGCGCTCCAGCGCTACGACGAGGCCGCCGCCGCCTTCAACCGCCTGCTCAAGGAGTTCCCCGCCAGCGAGGACCTGCCCAAGGCCCTCTACCTGCTGGGCGACTGCTACCTGAAGCTGGACAAGCCGGCCGAGGGCGCCCAAGCCTTTCTCGATCTCGTGGCGAAGTCGCCGAAATACGCCTTCGCGCCCAACGCCCTCCACCGCGCGGGCGAGGCCCTGCTCAAGCTCAAGGAGTTCGACCGAGCCGCCAAGGCCTACGCCCAGCTCATCGCCGATTACCCCGACTACCAGCACATCCCCTACGCCCACTACTCGCTCGGCTGGTGCCGCTCGCAGCTCAAGGACCACAAGGGCGCGGCCGAGGCCTTCGGCGCCGTGGTGGCGAAGTTCCCCAAGTCGCCCGTCGCCGGCGAATCGCAGTTCCGCCTCGGCGAGGCCCTCCTCGAGCAGAAGGCCTACGACGAGGCCCGCGCCGCATTCAAGAAGGTCCTCGACGACTTCCCCGGCGACTTCAGCGACGATGCGCTGCTCGCCATCGGCCGCGCCTGGTTCGAGCAGGAGAAGTTCGCCGAAGCCGCGAAGGCGTTCCAGGATGCCGTCGCCCGCTTCCCCGAGAGTCCCGCGAAGCCTCAGGCCCTCTACGACGCGGGCAACAGCCTGCTGTGCGCCGGCAACGCCGAGGGCGCGCTCCAGGCGTTCGACGCCGCGCTCGCCGCCGCGCCCAACACCCCCCTTGCCGAGAAGGCCCGCTATGCCCGCGGCCACGCGCTCCTGCGCCTCAAGAAGCCCGACGAGGCCCTTGAGGCGTTCACCGAATCGCTGAAGGCTCCCAGCCTACATGAACTCCTGCCCCGCGTCGTCTTCAGCCTCGGCGAGGCCTGCTTCGCGGCCAAGCGCTACGACGAGGCGGCGAAGGCCTACGCCCAAGTCGTCGAAAAGCACGCCGATTCGCCCATCGCGGCCGACGCCCTAAGCGCGCTGGCCTTCTGCCGCCGCGACCAGGGCAAGCTCCCCGAAGCCATCGAGGCCGCCCAGCAGTTTGTCAAGAAGTACCCGCCCGATCATCCGCTCTTCAGGCCCACGCTCTTCGCCCTCGGCGACTTCCAGTTCGCCCACAAGGCCTACGCCGACGCCAAGGCCACCTTCCTCCGCCTCGCCGAGCTCGGCCCGCAGGCGCCCGGAGCCGCCGACGGGCCGGACAAGGCCGCCTGGACCCTCTACCGCCTCGGCTGGTGCCACCGCAACCTGGGCGAGCTCGACGACGCGGCCAAGGCTTTCGCCAGGCTCGTCGCCGAGCACCCCAAGAGCGACCTCGCGCCCGAGGGCCTCTGCCTCCTCGCCCACATCGCCGACGAGCAGAAGAAGCCCGACGCGGCCGCCGCCCTCTACGCTCGCTGCCTGAAGGAGTACCCCGAGAGCCCGTACGCCGCGTTGGCACTCCTCGACCTCGGCCTGCTCGAGTTCAACCGCAGGAGCTTCGCCGACGCCGCCCAGCACCTGGCCGCCTTCCTCGGCAAGCACCCCGACCACGCCAACGCTCCCGAGGCGCGCCTGCATCTCGCCGAAGCTCTTTACGAGACCAAGGCTTATGACGAAGCTCTCAAGCACTTCACCGCCTTCCTCGAGAAGTCGCCCGACCACAAGCTCGCCGCCCGCGCCCGCGACGGGCTGGCATGGTCCCACCGCAAGCTCGGCCAGCTCGACAAGGCCCTCGAAGCCTTCGCCGCCGTCGCCGCCCAGGACGCCAGGAGCGACCTCGCGCCCCAGGCCCTCTTCGCCGCCGCCACCATCCGCATGGAACAGAAGCAGCCGGCCGAGGCGATCAAGCTCTTCGCCCGCGTGGCGGCCGACTACCCGAACCACAAGCTCGCCACCGAGGCCGCCTACCGCGCCGCCTCCGCCCTCTACGCCGCCGACCAGTACGAGGAGGCCGCCAAGGCACTCCAGGCGTTCCTCGACAGGAATCCGAAGGGTGAGTTCACGGACGACGCGCTCTACGACCTGGCCTGGGCCAATCTCAAGCTCAACAAGCCCGACGCCAAGCTAGCCGCCCTCAACCGCCTGCTCAAAGAGTTCCCCGAGAGCAGCTTCGCGCCCAGCGCCCACTTCCTGCTCGGCGAGCACGCCTTCGATGCCAAGCAGTACGCGGACGCCGCGGCCCACTATGCCGCCTGCGCCCAGGCCGCCCAGGGCGAGGAACTGGCCAAGGCCCTCTATAAGCTCGCCTGGAGCCACTACCACGCCGAGAAGTGGGACGCAGCGGCCGCCGCCTTCGCCGACCTCACCGCCAAGGCCCCCGACAGCGCCTTCGCCGCCGAGGCCCCCGACAGCGCCTTCGCCGCCGAGGCCCACTACATGACCGGCCTCATCCTCCAGAGGCAGAACAAGCACGACGAGGCCCTGGCCGCTTTCCGCAGGACCCTCGACGCCAAGCCCTCGCCCAAGTACGACGAGCGCGCCCGCTACCAGATCGCCCAGTGCCAGCAGGCCGCGGGCAAGTGGGCCGACGCCCTCAAGCAGCACAAGGCCACGCTCGAGAAGTACCCCGAGGGCGAGATGAAGCTCGACCTCGTCTACGGCATCGGCCTCGCCAGCCAGCACCTCGGCGCCTACGCCGACGCCCAGGACGCCTTCCAGAAAGTCATCGCCGCCACCAAGACTGACCTTGCCGCCCGCGCGCAGTACGGTCTGGGCGAGTGCGACTTCCTCCAAGGCAAGTTCAAGGAGGCCCTTGCCAGTTTCCTCGCCGTCGAAATCAACTACAACGTCGAGGGGGCCCCCGAGGTCGTCGCGCCCTACAACAAGTGGCGGGCTGCCGCGCTCCTCAAGGTGATGCAGTGCCACCTCAAGCTCGGCAACCCCGACCGCGCGCGCGCCTACGGCAGCGAGCTGATCAAGAAGTTCCCCAACAGCGAGGCGGTTGCCGAGGCGAAGAAGCTGCTCGAAGGGCTCGACGCC